One window of the Solanum stenotomum isolate F172 chromosome 11, ASM1918654v1, whole genome shotgun sequence genome contains the following:
- the LOC125843545 gene encoding serine/threonine-protein kinase D6PK-like: protein MARLPGSSEITELLDDPASKMNKGAQKHHNVKHIEKYCIGDDINKLFEAIESRHSSRGVKDVTSKRAMKRPMRSSPSRASGIGISEPVSLKQALRGLCISQASELAAVKKQLPKASRLSTVSETGAVKRLYSAVIVEANDPEHHDDGGIQNLVEISLVPERSMVDSLRKSPESENVPVQEQFTYEDALKHKASEIAAESDALYQSTDGYEYLKEVSGQKTTLELPHSSTGNCTDKVELVRDQMVPSVNEAPAAAIVAGREYEQDLNFVSCSSFFGAGNKVINPTSNSPSLIKPVFRSKTFFKKKVLSSFTSRPKHSNGGTDSDLSCSTSEFPHQTPECAQSNNQKEEVEVSSSSLKSGFAKLGLSSNNCNKARSILTQADERSRPKEKGQMSQSSKSSIGDYSSTTSLSDESYLSGSSRSGYRPHMSKDLRWEAIVCVQKQHGDIGFRHFKLLRKLGGGDIGNVYLSELLGTKCLFAVKVMDNYFLTSKRKMTRAQTEIEILQILDHPFLPTLFAHFTNDKYSCLVMEYCPGGDLHVLRQKQPSNSFSEQAARFYVAEVLLALEYLHLLGVVYRDLKPENVLVREDGHIMLSDFDLSLRCAVNPTLVKSSSPIMELPKKSSPCSASCIDPFCLHPSWQVSCFGPRFLSTEAKTRKVKADLAAQVSPLTQLVVEPTNARSNSFVGTHEYLAPEIIKGEGHGSAVDWWTFGIFLYELIYGRTPFKGPGNEDTLANVVSQCLKFPASPTVSSHARDLIRRLLQKEPENRLGAMRGAAEIKQHPFFEGLNWALIRCSTPPEMPRSYDLTNVAVPDANRLKKERDKCQNELKNIGEDIEFHMF from the exons ATGGCTAGGTTGCCTGGTAGTAGTGAGATTACAGAGTTACTAGATGATCCTGCATCTAAAATGAATAAAGGTGCACAAAAACATCATAATGTAAAGCATATAGAAAAGTATTGTATTGGAGATGATATTAATAAACTGTTTGAGGCGATAGAGAGTAGGCATTCCAGTAGGGGTGTCAAAGATGTGACGAGTAAACGTGCGATGAAGAGGCCAATGAGATCTAGCCCCTCTCGTGCGTCAGGCATAGGAATTTCTGAGCCTGTAAGTTTGAAGCAGGCCTTGAGAGGGTTATGCATCTCTCAGGCATCAGAGCTGGCTGCTGTGAAGAAGCAATTGCCAAAAGCGTCCAGGTTGTCTACAGTCTCAGAAACAGGAGCTGTGAAGAGACTGTACAGCGCTGTCATAGTTGAGGCCAATGATCCTGAACATCATGATGATGGAGGTATACAGAATTTGGTGGAGATATCCCTCGTTCCGGAGAGGAGTATGGTGGATTCTTTGCGTAAGAGTCCTGAATCTGAAAATGTTCCAGTGCAAGAACAATTCACTTATGAAGATGCATTGAAACATAAGGCAAGTGAAATAGCAGCAGAAAGTGATGCCCTTTATCAGTCAACTGATGGTTACGAGTACTTGAAAGAAGTGTCTGGCCAGAAAACGACATTGGAGTTGCCACATTCTTCAACTGGAAATTGTACTGATAAAGTGGAACTAGTACGAGATCAGATGGTGCCTTCTGTAAATGAAGCTCCAGCAGCTGCAATTGTAGCAGGCAGGGAGTACGAGcaagatttaaattttgtgtcttGCTCCTCGTTTTTTGGTGCTGGAAATAAAGTCATTAATCCTACCTCTAACAGTCCAAGTCTGATAAAACCAGTTTTCAGAAGCAAAACCTTTTTTAAGAAGAAAGTTTTATCTTCTTTCACCAGCCGTCCGAAGCATTCTAATGGTGGAACTGATAGTGATTTGTCTTGTAGCACTAGTGAGTTTCCTCATCAGACACCTGAATGTGCTCAGAGTAATAATCAGAAAGAAGAGGTAGAAGTTAGTTCATCTTCTCTGAAGTCTGGTTTCGCCAAACTAGGTCTGAGCTCAAACAATTGTAACAAAGCAAGAAGTATACTAACACAAGCTGATGAAAGATCAAGGCCAAAGGAAAAGGGGCAGATGTCTCAAAGTTCGAAGAGTAGTATTGGGGATTATAGCAGCACCACGAGCCTTAGTGATGAAAGCTATCTCAGTGGGTCTAGTCGCAGTGGTTACCGGCCTCATATGTCAAAAGATTTGAGATGGGAAGCAATTGTTTGTGTTCAAAAGCAGCATGGAGATATTGGCTTTAGGCATTTTAAACTGCTCAGAAAACTTGGAGGTGGGGATATTGGGAATGTTTATCTGTCTGAGCTATTGGGCACAAAGTGTCTGTTTGCTGTGAAAGTCATGGATAACTACTTCCTGACCAGCAAGAGGAAGATGACGAGAGCTCAGACTGAAATAGAAATTCTTCAAATACTCGATCATCCGTTTCTCCCAACTCTCTTTGCTCATTTTACCAATGACAAATACTCGTGCTTAGTGATGGAATATTGTCCAGGTGGTGATCTGCATGTACTGCGACAAAAACAACCAAGCAATAGTTTCTCTGAACAAGCTGCcag ATTTTATGTTGCTGAAGTTCTTCTTGCATTGGAATATCTTCACTTGCTTGGAGTTGTCTACCGGGACTTAAAACCTGAGAATGTGTTGGTCCGAGAAGACGGTCATATCATGCTGTCTGATTTTGATTTATCTCTTAGGTGTGCTGTTAATCCTACCTTGGTGAAATCATCTTCTCCCATCATGGAGCTTCCAAAAAAGTCTAGTCCGTGCTCAGCTAGCTGCATAGATCCCTTCTGCCTACATCCATCGTGGCAAGTATCTTGCTTTGGCCCCAGGTTTCTATCCACAGAAGCAAAGACACGTAAAGTAAAGGCTGACCTAGCTGCACAAGTCTCACCTTTAACGCAACTTGTTGTGGAGCCAACCAACGCTCGATCCAACTCATTTGTAGGAACCCACGAGTATCTAGCTCCGGAGATTATCAAAGGTGAAGGTCATGGCAGTGCTGTAGATTGGTGGACCTTTGGAATCTTTCTGTACGAGCTTATATACGGAAGGACTCCTTTCAAAGGGCCAGGAAATGAGGATACACTAGCCAATGTGGTTTCTCAATGTCTCAAGTTTCCAGCTAGTCCTACAGTTAGCTCTCATGCAAGAGACTTAATCAGAAGGTTGCTGCAGAAGGAACCCGAGAATAGGTTAGGAGCTATGAGAGGGGCAGCAGAGATAAAACAGCATCCGTTCTTCGAGGGACTTAACTGGGCGTTAATTCGATGCTCAACACCTCCAGAAATGCCTAGATCCTATGACTTGACAAATGTTGCTGTCCCTGACGCCAACCGACTAAAGAAGGAACGCGACAAGTGTCAAAATGAGTTGAAAAACATAGGAGAGGATATTGAGTTTCACATGTTTTAG
- the LOC125843563 gene encoding uncharacterized protein LOC125843563 gives MRSLLFSTVTIPTPSKLPNCHHSHYAAPNSLKFPFLTSLLPSKYPFLLKESYKSVKIKALMESRMDPSTKPFSVLFVCLGNICRSPAAEGVFTDLVKKRGLDSKFKIDSAGTINYHEGNEADPRMRAAAKRRGIAITSISRPIRPSDFKDFDLILAMDEQNKSDILGALERWIHREPLPADAAEKVRLMCSYCKKHEETEVPDPYYGGAQGFEKVLDMLEDACDSLLESIVTENKI, from the exons ATGAGGTCCTTACTCTTTAGTACAGTGACAATTCCAACCCCTTCAAAATTACCAAACTGCCATCACTCTCACTATGCTGCTCCTAACTCTCTCAAATTCCCATTTCTCACGTCTCTTCTTCCTTCTAAATACCCATTTCTTCTTAAAGAAAGCTATAAAAGTGTAAAAATCAAAGCTTTAATGGAATCAAGAATGGACCCAAGTACAAAACCTTTTTCTGTTCTCTTTGTGTGTCTTGGAAATATATGCAGAAGTCCAGCTGCTGAAGGTGTTTTTACAGATTTGGTTAAGAAAAGGGGGcttgattcaaaatttaagattGATTCTGCTGGTACTATTAATTATCATGAG GGAAATGAAGCTGATCCAAGAATGAGGGCTGCTGCTAAAAGGCGTGGAATTGCGATAACGTCTATATCTAGGCCAATTAGGCCTTCTGATTTCAAAGATTTTGATCTCATTCTTGCTATGGATGAGCAAAACAAAT CTGATATACTTGGGGCTCTGGAGAGGTGGATCCATAGAGAGCCATTGCCAGCTGATGCAGCTGAAAAG GTCCGCTTGATGTGTTCCTATTGTAAGAAGCATGAAGAAACTGAAGTTCCAGACCCTTACTATGGTGGAGCTCAAGGTTTTGAGAAG GTACTAGATATGCTTGAAGATGCTTGTGATTCACTGTTGGAAAGCATTGTGACAGAGAACAAAATTTAG